The following are from one region of the Vibrio rarus genome:
- the prlC gene encoding oligopeptidase A — MSNPLLTITDLPPFSEIKPEHIKPAVEKAIADCRNKVEEVLKDNAHPTWENVCLPLDEVDVVLSRMWSPVNHLNAVVNSEALRDAYESCLPILSEYGTWLGQHKGLYEAYKAIQADADFDNLTKAQQKSVKDALRDFELSGIGLPADEQHRYGEISKRLSELSSKFSNNVLDATMGWSKHITDVADLSGMPESALEAAKAAAQARELDGYLLTLEIPSYAPVLTYCDNQELRAEMYEAYNTRASDRGPNANQWDNTDIISEVLKLRHEISRMLGFATFSERSIATKMAETTEQVLGFLNDLAIKAKPQGEREIEELRQFAEKEYGVTELNLWDIAYYSEKQKQKLFSISDEDLRPYFPEQKVIAGLFEVLERVFGMQVKERNDVDVWHESVRFFDILTQEGELRGSFYLDLYARENKRGGAWMDECRVRRTSLSGELENPVAYLTCNFNKPVGDKPALFTHNEVTTLFHEFGHGIHHMLTQIDVSPVSGINGVAWDAVELPSQFLENWCWEEDALAFISGHYESGESLPKDMLDKMLAAKNFQSAMFILRQIEFSLFDFTLHTEFDPEVGPRVLETLAEVKEKVAVLPGVEWNRFPHAFSHIFAGGYSAGYYSYLWAVVLSADAYSRFEEEGIFNQETGQSFLKNILEMGGSEEPMELFKRFRGREPKIDALLRHAGIEA; from the coding sequence ATGTCTAATCCGCTTCTTACTATCACGGATCTCCCACCATTCTCAGAGATCAAGCCAGAACATATTAAACCAGCAGTAGAAAAAGCGATTGCTGATTGTCGCAATAAGGTTGAGGAAGTCTTAAAAGACAATGCCCATCCAACCTGGGAAAATGTGTGCCTGCCTCTAGATGAGGTTGATGTGGTGCTTTCTCGTATGTGGTCACCTGTTAATCATCTGAATGCGGTTGTGAACAGTGAAGCGCTTCGTGATGCTTATGAAAGCTGCCTGCCGATACTATCTGAATATGGTACTTGGCTTGGTCAACATAAAGGTCTTTATGAGGCTTATAAAGCCATTCAAGCCGATGCGGATTTTGACAATTTAACCAAAGCACAGCAAAAATCGGTTAAAGATGCGCTACGTGACTTTGAATTATCAGGTATAGGCTTACCTGCGGATGAGCAACATCGTTACGGCGAAATTAGCAAACGTTTATCAGAACTGAGCTCTAAGTTTTCTAACAATGTGTTGGATGCCACTATGGGGTGGAGCAAACACATTACAGACGTTGCCGATCTCTCTGGTATGCCAGAATCTGCCCTAGAAGCGGCCAAAGCAGCAGCGCAAGCAAGAGAGTTGGATGGCTACTTGCTGACCTTGGAAATTCCTTCTTATGCGCCAGTGTTGACCTACTGTGATAATCAAGAGTTGCGTGCAGAAATGTACGAGGCTTATAACACTCGAGCTTCAGACCGCGGGCCAAATGCTAACCAATGGGATAACACGGACATCATCTCTGAAGTATTGAAATTGCGTCATGAGATTTCGCGTATGTTGGGCTTTGCCACCTTCAGTGAGCGTTCTATCGCAACGAAAATGGCTGAGACGACAGAGCAAGTGTTGGGCTTCTTAAATGATTTAGCCATTAAAGCGAAGCCACAAGGGGAGCGTGAAATTGAAGAGTTGCGTCAATTTGCCGAAAAAGAATACGGCGTGACGGAACTGAATTTGTGGGACATTGCTTACTACAGCGAAAAACAAAAGCAAAAGTTATTTAGTATTTCAGATGAAGACTTACGCCCTTACTTCCCTGAGCAAAAAGTGATTGCCGGTCTTTTTGAAGTGCTTGAGCGTGTCTTTGGTATGCAAGTAAAAGAGCGCAACGATGTGGATGTTTGGCATGAGTCCGTGCGTTTCTTTGATATTTTGACCCAAGAAGGCGAGTTAAGAGGTAGCTTCTATCTTGATCTTTATGCTCGTGAAAATAAACGCGGCGGTGCGTGGATGGATGAGTGTCGAGTACGTCGCACTTCTCTCTCTGGTGAGCTTGAAAACCCAGTAGCATACTTAACGTGTAACTTTAATAAACCAGTAGGTGATAAACCTGCCTTGTTTACTCACAATGAAGTAACGACGCTATTCCATGAGTTTGGCCATGGTATTCACCACATGCTTACGCAAATAGATGTGTCACCTGTCTCTGGCATCAATGGTGTTGCTTGGGATGCGGTTGAGCTACCAAGTCAGTTCCTTGAGAACTGGTGCTGGGAAGAAGATGCGTTAGCATTTATTTCGGGTCATTACGAGAGTGGTGAATCTTTACCTAAAGACATGTTAGATAAAATGTTGGCAGCGAAGAACTTCCAGTCAGCGATGTTTATTTTGCGTCAAATCGAATTTAGCTTGTTTGATTTTACGTTGCATACAGAATTTGATCCTGAGGTAGGTCCTCGAGTATTAGAGACTTTAGCGGAAGTGAAAGAAAAAGTGGCGGTATTACCTGGAGTTGAATGGAACCGTTTCCCTCATGCGTTTAGTCATATATTTGCAGGTGGATACAGTGCAGGCTATTACAGCTACTTATGGGCTGTAGTACTTTCTGCCGATGCTTACTCTCGCTTTGAAGAAGAGGGCATTTTTAACCAAGAAACGGGTCAAAGCTTCTTGAAGAATATTTTAGAGATGGGTGGCAGTGAAGAACCTATGGAGCTATTCAAGCGCTTCCGTGGTCGTGAGCCTAAAATTGATGCCTTGCTAAGACATGCAGGTATTGAGGCTTAA
- the asnC gene encoding transcriptional regulator AsnC encodes MTNNPILDPLDKDILKTLMEDARTPYAEMGKRFNVSPATIHVRIEKMKAAEVIEGTEVIVNTKKLGYDVCCFIGINLNAAKDYHSALEKLNALDEVVEAYYTTGAYSIFVKLMCKSIEELQHVLINKLQAIDEVQSTETLISLQNPINRSVNP; translated from the coding sequence ATGACTAATAACCCCATTCTCGACCCATTAGATAAAGACATTTTAAAAACGTTAATGGAAGATGCACGAACCCCTTATGCGGAAATGGGTAAGCGTTTCAACGTCAGTCCTGCCACCATTCATGTGCGTATAGAAAAGATGAAAGCAGCTGAGGTAATTGAAGGTACAGAAGTTATCGTCAACACCAAAAAGCTCGGCTACGACGTGTGTTGTTTTATCGGCATTAATCTCAATGCAGCCAAAGACTATCACTCTGCACTGGAAAAACTGAATGCTTTAGATGAAGTGGTTGAAGCTTATTACACCACAGGGGCCTACAGTATTTTTGTAAAATTGATGTGTAAGTCCATTGAAGAGTTACAGCATGTTCTAATCAATAAGCTACAAGCAATTGATGAAGTCCAATCCACAGAGACATTAATCTCATTACAAAACCCCATTAATCGCAGTGTAAATCCATAA
- a CDS encoding class I SAM-dependent methyltransferase: MQIQLLAQSADKQVQIQILAERWGLQHDPDSQFALQLGERLELKKLDEPKLGSICVDFVAGAVAHRRKFGGGKGQAIAKAAGLNKGATPSVLDATAGLGRDAFVLASLGCKVQMIERNPVVAALLDDGLSRAKQDAEIGGWVTERMSLLHASSLDALSQLAVDDQFQCPDVIYLDPMYPHPENKKKSALVKKEMRVFQTLVGADNDADGLLAPALQLATKRVVVKRPDYAQWLDQVKPSMAIETKKNRFDVYVLSAMTE; encoded by the coding sequence TTGCAGATTCAACTTTTAGCGCAATCCGCTGATAAACAAGTACAGATCCAAATCTTAGCTGAACGCTGGGGCTTGCAACATGATCCTGATAGCCAGTTTGCACTGCAATTAGGGGAGCGTCTAGAGCTTAAGAAGCTAGATGAGCCAAAATTGGGTTCAATTTGTGTTGATTTTGTCGCGGGAGCGGTGGCGCACCGTCGTAAGTTTGGTGGTGGTAAAGGGCAAGCTATTGCTAAAGCAGCAGGGCTTAATAAAGGTGCGACACCGAGTGTACTCGATGCTACCGCAGGGCTTGGGCGAGATGCTTTTGTATTAGCATCACTCGGTTGCAAAGTGCAGATGATAGAGCGTAACCCTGTCGTCGCCGCTTTGCTTGATGACGGATTGTCTCGCGCTAAGCAAGATGCGGAAATTGGAGGCTGGGTCACCGAGCGCATGTCTTTATTACATGCTTCCAGTTTGGATGCTCTATCGCAACTGGCTGTAGATGATCAGTTTCAATGTCCGGATGTGATTTATCTTGATCCTATGTATCCACATCCAGAAAACAAAAAAAAGAGTGCGCTGGTGAAAAAAGAGATGCGAGTTTTCCAAACCTTAGTGGGAGCGGATAATGATGCGGATGGCTTGTTAGCACCAGCGTTACAGTTGGCCACTAAGCGTGTTGTGGTGAAACGACCTGATTACGCGCAATGGCTTGATCAAGTTAAGCCGAGCATGGCTATTGAGACAAAGAAGAATCGTTTTGATGTTTATGTTTTATCGGCGATGACCGAGTAA
- a CDS encoding universal stress protein has product MSYKHIVVALDLGDHSEYLANRAAKLAKALGADLSFIHIDVNYSEVYSGLIDVNLVDTQVASTKLSNQKLKDLSDKLDYPVKIMLVGRGDLAEELYGAIQEREFDLVVCGHHHDFWGKLLSNTRRMISDMPIDLLVVPLED; this is encoded by the coding sequence ATGAGCTATAAACATATCGTTGTTGCCTTAGACCTAGGGGACCATAGTGAGTACTTAGCCAACCGAGCTGCCAAACTGGCTAAAGCCCTTGGTGCCGATCTTTCTTTTATTCATATCGATGTCAATTACAGTGAAGTTTACTCAGGACTCATAGATGTAAACTTGGTAGATACTCAAGTCGCCTCAACTAAGCTCTCTAATCAAAAACTTAAAGACTTAAGTGACAAACTGGATTATCCCGTCAAGATCATGCTAGTAGGGCGTGGTGACTTGGCTGAAGAGTTATATGGTGCAATTCAAGAGCGTGAGTTTGACCTCGTTGTTTGTGGGCATCATCATGATTTTTGGGGCAAGTTACTATCCAATACTCGACGCATGATTAGTGACATGCCAATCGATCTATTAGTTGTGCCACTAGAAGACTAG
- the ftnA gene encoding non-heme ferritin, with protein sequence MLSQQMVENLNAQINLEFFSSNLYLQMSAWCEDKGFEGAAEFMRQHATEEMEHMQRLFTYVSETGAMPILGAIEAPKHQFASLGEVFRETYEHECMITEQINKLAHVAFTSQDYSTFNFLQWYVAEQHEEEKLFKGILDKLELVGENGQALFFIDKDLATMAKEGSSSVMDVAAE encoded by the coding sequence ATGCTGTCACAACAGATGGTCGAAAATTTAAACGCACAAATAAACCTAGAATTTTTCTCATCCAATCTATACTTACAAATGAGTGCTTGGTGTGAAGATAAAGGTTTTGAAGGTGCAGCAGAGTTTATGCGTCAACATGCCACTGAAGAAATGGAGCACATGCAACGTCTTTTTACTTATGTAAGTGAGACGGGAGCCATGCCAATTCTTGGGGCAATTGAAGCGCCAAAACATCAGTTTGCCAGCTTGGGCGAAGTATTTCGTGAGACCTATGAGCATGAGTGCATGATCACTGAACAGATCAATAAACTTGCTCATGTTGCCTTCACCAGCCAAGACTACTCAACGTTCAATTTCTTACAGTGGTATGTGGCAGAGCAACACGAAGAAGAGAAATTGTTTAAAGGGATTTTAGACAAGCTAGAGTTAGTTGGTGAAAACGGTCAAGCACTGTTCTTTATCGACAAAGACCTAGCAACTATGGCTAAAGAAGGTTCATCCTCTGTTATGGATGTGGCGGCTGAGTAA
- the uspB gene encoding universal stress protein UspB, whose amino-acid sequence MISGDLIIFALMIVSAVNFMRYISTLRALIFVMREAHPLLYQQVDGRGFFTTQGNVVKQFRLFHYLKSKEYSQHHDPVFVDKCDKVRELFVLSCALLGVTLLAAFSV is encoded by the coding sequence ATGATCAGTGGGGATTTGATTATTTTTGCGCTTATGATTGTGAGTGCCGTGAATTTTATGCGGTATATCAGCACATTAAGGGCTCTAATCTTTGTTATGCGAGAAGCACATCCGTTACTTTATCAGCAGGTAGACGGTAGAGGTTTCTTTACTACGCAGGGTAATGTAGTAAAGCAATTTAGATTGTTTCATTACTTAAAAAGTAAAGAATATTCACAGCATCATGACCCTGTATTCGTAGATAAATGCGACAAGGTACGAGAGTTGTTTGTTTTAAGCTGTGCTTTGTTAGGAGTCACTTTGTTGGCGGCCTTTAGCGTATAA